AATGAAAAAAGCCAAGCGTGATGGTGGGCAAATTGATTGGATTGTAGTGCGTAATCGTTTGAGTAATTTGAGTTCAAATAACAATATGGAGATTGAGAAAATCCTGAGCGCGCTTGCGCCACGCATTGGATTTCGTTTGATTTCAGGGTTTACAGAGCGTGTTATATTTAAAGAATTGTTTTTGCAAGGTGTGACATTGTTGGATTTGATTGAAATCGGAATGCAAATGCGTTTGTCACACATTGCCGCACGAAATGAGCTGGCTGTTTTGATTAAGGCTGTGTTTTCCAGTCAAGACCGCGTGGAGAAGCGGGCGGGGTAGTTCGTCATCACGAGGTGCGTAGCGCTGTGGTGATTCATGGATGGCCGCAGTCCCTTCGGGACTTCGCTAGGACGGTGCGTTTTGCGTCTTTACAAATTCCTTATAAAATGCAAAATTATAAATCATACCCAGATGAAAAACCATGAAGCAATTTAAGTATTGGCAAGCACGTATTTTTGCATCAATTTTCATTGGATACGCTGGGTTTTATCTGATTCGTAACAACATTTTTTCTTATGCATTTCCTTTGCTCCAAAAATCTTTTGGATATTCAAACTTCGATATTGGTGTAATTATCACATTAGGCAATTTGGTTCATGCATTTGGCAAGGGTATTAATGGGTTAATTAGTGACCGTGTGAACGCACGATATTTTATGTCATTTGGGTTACTTGGATCTGCTTTAATGGTGATGTCAATGAGTTTTTCTCAGTCGTTTACATCTTTAGTCTTATTATATATGTTGCATCAGGGCTTTCAATCTATGGGGTGGCCACCATGCGCTAAGCTGCTTTCAAGTTGGTTTACGAAGCAAGAGCTTGGCCTGAGATGGTCGCTTTTGAATGCATCGCAACAATTTGGTGGGTTGGCTGCTTACTTTGTTGTGGCCTTTGTGATGTGGATGTTTTCTAAGGATTGGCATTTTATCTTTTTTGTTCCTGCATTTTTATCTTTATGCGCAGCATTATTTTTGTTTGTCTTTTTGCGAGATACGCCAGAATCTATGGGCTTTGAATCTGTCTGCAAGACAGATAAAAAGATCGATTTGTATGACTGGAAGGTTCTTAAGAAGCTTGTGTATAAGAATCCTCTCGTATTATATGTGTGTTGTGCAAACTTCTTCTTATATTATGTGCGCATGTCTCTTATTATATGGGCGCCTAAGTTTTTGGCTGAGTTTAAGCAGGTAAAGACGTTAGCAACAATTACGAATCCAGCGATGAAAGATGTGTGTGCTGTTGTTGGTGGGATTGTTGCTGGGTATATCTCAGACCATATTTTTAAAGGCGATCGCGGTATTGTAAGTACGATCTACATGGTTGTGATCACTATTCTTATCTTTGTGTTGTGGCAACTTCCTGGGGGTAATGCAACGCTACTGATGTTCCTTATGGGGGCGATTGGCTTTTTCTTAACAGGACCGCAAATTTTGATAGGGATATCAGCAACTGATTATTCTGATAAAAGATTGTCTGGAGCCGCAACGGGGCTTACAGGATTTTTTGGGTATGCGGGAACGGCGTTGACGGGCGTAGGTTCTGGTTGGTTGTTAGATCATTTTGGATGGAATGCCTTTTTCTTTGTGGTATGTGTTTCAGGGGTGTGTGCGAGCGCATTTTTGGCGCTGGCTTGGTATAAGCGCTTGAATCATGACAAAATGGTGTAGTGAGGCGCATTAATTACCGTCATCCCGGAGCGAGCCAAAGGCGAGAATCCGGGATCCACGTAAGATTTAATGGATCCCGGGTCTTTAGCTACGCCAAATCCCGGGATGACGACGTTCCGGAAAGGAGATAGATCACACAATGGCATCGCCACTTGATCAGTTCAAAATTATAACACTTGTTCCGCTGAAGTTTGGATCTATTGATATTTCTTTCACCAACTCTTCTCTTTGCATGTTGATTGCAGCAGTTCTATGCATTGCGATTCCTTATATGCTTTTGAATGAGAAGCGATTTGTGATTGTGGATACCTTAATGGAATTTGTGAGAACGATGACAGAAAAGTATATTGGTGACATGACCTATTTTCCTTTGGTAATATCGTTATTTTTATTTTTAGCACTTTCCAATTTAATTGGTGTTATTCCGGGCGCCTTCACAACGACCAGCCACATTTCAATGACCTTATTTTTGGCTGCAAGTATGTATCTCTTTATTATAGGGTGCGGTTTTTACCACAATGGACTTGGGTTTTTTCGTATCTTTTTCCCTAAAGGTATTCCAGTTTATGTGGCGCCATTGTTGATTCCTATAGAGATTATTTCGTTTTTTACCAAACCTATAAGTCTTGCTGTGCGGTTATTTGCAAATATGTTAGCAGGGCATATTATGGTGAAAATTTTCGTAGGGTTTTCTGTTTTGTTAGGTCTAAATCCATTTTCGCTTCTCCCGATTGGTGCTAACGTTCTCTTAATTGGGTTTGAAGTATTTGTTGCAGTTATTCAAGCATACGTCTTCACTTTGTTAACTTGTCTTTATCTAAACGATGTCCTAAACTTACATTAGTAGGGAACAATAAACGCATCAGACCATGGACATCAAGCTTTTATCCGCTGCAATTGCACTTTTGCCACTTATCGGCGTGGCTCTTGCTTTGGGGCGTATTGCCTCATCTGCAATCGACTCATCTGCAAGAAACCCGTCTGCCAAAGATGATCTTTTTAACAAAATGATGTTAGGTCTAGCCTTTACAGAGGCAGTGGCCTTATTTGCGCTTGTTGTTTCCATACTCATTTTGTTTAGCTGATACATGCTTCCACAATTTGATGTTGCGACATTTCCGTCTCAATTTTTCTGGTTAACCATAAGCTTTTCTATTGTCTTAGGGGGCATGGTGTTTTTAGTGTTGCCAAAGTACAAGAAAATGTTGAGCAAAAGGCTTTCTAAGCTCAAAAATGAGGTTGATACAGCG
The genomic region above belongs to Alphaproteobacteria bacterium and contains:
- a CDS encoding MFS transporter, producing the protein MKQFKYWQARIFASIFIGYAGFYLIRNNIFSYAFPLLQKSFGYSNFDIGVIITLGNLVHAFGKGINGLISDRVNARYFMSFGLLGSALMVMSMSFSQSFTSLVLLYMLHQGFQSMGWPPCAKLLSSWFTKQELGLRWSLLNASQQFGGLAAYFVVAFVMWMFSKDWHFIFFVPAFLSLCAALFLFVFLRDTPESMGFESVCKTDKKIDLYDWKVLKKLVYKNPLVLYVCCANFFLYYVRMSLIIWAPKFLAEFKQVKTLATITNPAMKDVCAVVGGIVAGYISDHIFKGDRGIVSTIYMVVITILIFVLWQLPGGNATLLMFLMGAIGFFLTGPQILIGISATDYSDKRLSGAATGLTGFFGYAGTALTGVGSGWLLDHFGWNAFFFVVCVSGVCASAFLALAWYKRLNHDKMV
- a CDS encoding F0F1 ATP synthase subunit A encodes the protein MASPLDQFKIITLVPLKFGSIDISFTNSSLCMLIAAVLCIAIPYMLLNEKRFVIVDTLMEFVRTMTEKYIGDMTYFPLVISLFLFLALSNLIGVIPGAFTTTSHISMTLFLAASMYLFIIGCGFYHNGLGFFRIFFPKGIPVYVAPLLIPIEIISFFTKPISLAVRLFANMLAGHIMVKIFVGFSVLLGLNPFSLLPIGANVLLIGFEVFVAVIQAYVFTLLTCLYLNDVLNLH
- a CDS encoding F0F1 ATP synthase subunit C is translated as MDIKLLSAAIALLPLIGVALALGRIASSAIDSSARNPSAKDDLFNKMMLGLAFTEAVALFALVVSILILFS